The Alnus glutinosa chromosome 1, dhAlnGlut1.1, whole genome shotgun sequence region TTTTAAACCTAACATTAATCTCCATAATTTCCTTGTGCCACAGGGAATGGTTACAGGTAATCCTAAAAGGTGACGCAACAGGCAGGCTGATGAAGTACAACCCACGTACCAAGGAAGTGAGCGTCTTGCTAAAAGGCTTAGCATTCCCAAATGGCGTGGCTCTGAGCGACGACAACTCCTTCCTCGTGGTAGCAGAGAGCGGAAACTTCCAAATTCTAAAGTTTTGGCTTCGAGGTTCCAGGAGCCGTACAACAGAAGTTTTTTCTCCATTGGATAGATCCCCAGACAACATTAAGAAGAACAGCAAGGGAGAATTTTGGGTGGCATTAAATAGCGGAAGAGAGATCCAAAATGTTGGAGCTCTGCATGAAACTGAAAGTGCAATCGCAGAGGGATGGGGGACAAAAGATATCGCGGCAGCAAAATATGATGCAGAGGGAAAAGTTATAGGCGTGTTGGATGGAAAGGGTGGGAATTCACTTGACTCTGTCAGTGAAGTTGAAGAGCATAATGGGTATTTGTGGATTGGGTCTGCGGTGAAGCCTTATGTTGGTGTTATGAgagtatgaatatatatatatatatatggataatttACATTATTACTCTTGTTGGATTGTTGATAGGATTGCAAAATATCAACATTTTTACTAATATTATGATTGCATATTGTTGTAATCTccttattttatataataattattttcctGGAGTAAGACTCAATACTCTTTATAAAATGATGTAGATATCGTATGACAATTCAATTAGTGAAAAACATCAATTGCTTTACGCAACAATTGATGGTTGATTATGATCTTCTCCAAGTGATCAATTGTATGTTAAAGTCTTTTGAAGTTGTcgatttatcattttaattattattttttgtttcaatcTATAAAAACCTTTGGGTTCTTAATTGTCATAGCATGTCTTATGgaaatatggattttttttattattatttattttttttcctgtaatAATTGGGATATGCGTTACATACTATTCTTCATATTCTATTGTGTCACGAGGAAATTAATGTGAGCACCTCTTACATCCCAAAAAGGAAATTTGTACTTTTACATCTAAAAAATGGCAAGTTGGGACCACGTGAaagtaatttttcattttgtcgATTGTACTTTTACAtatgttgtattttttgtacAAGAACATTGGACGTGTTTGAAAGTCTTTCCTATTTTCCAACCCTAAaatatatttgttaaaaaaaaattacaaaataacttCATACaccttatcaaaatattttgagaaaatacatatttatttttttcaagaataGGAATTTACTTATTACGcataattcattttttatataaataataaaagaaaatgtaattGTGCACAGTCACTCCAACAAGTTAAAGGTTATCTTATGGTTACCCTAACCAGAGTGGTCACACGACCATCTCTAACCGAAGAGATGAAGTGGTTGCACGGCCACTCTTAACGAAAGAGAGGTGGTCGCACCAccatctctttatatatatattgaaaatacaaaacactcaaaagtTTATCAAACAATCTTCTTTGCAGATAACACTTTTTCAGCATGTGATCTCACCAAAATCTCTTCTTAATTTTCGtctctaaattcaaataaaacatcttGAAATCCTCAAACTTTTCTAGGGATTTGCCAACCTATAAAAAAGCAAATGCAACCAATTAACCAGACAGACAAATGAAAATGATGGTCAATCTACCATTAGAGTAATcttaattataaagaaaaaataaaaaaatcaagggttgGTTAACAATGTCAAGTCAATAGAAAATGATGGAAGAAGACATAGAAAATCAAAATAACATTCCTTTGTTTTAACCCTCCACTACAATTTATATACCGGGAACCTAACCTTCCGTTCTCCTTCAAACACTTGACAAAATTAAACTAATGTCAACTGCAAAATTGACACGAAGTCTAAAAATAGGAAGCTTGGAACAAATTAATCTAAGGCATATTCTAAACAGCTTAGATGGAGCCATTGTTCATGATTTTACATCTACAAGACTACACACTCATTTAAATGTACATATTAAATCGTTTCTGCATACAGAATGCATAATAAATCACACAAGCTAGAACCAAGCCCAAGGCACTCACGAGCATTCTTCCCATctggaaccaaaaaaaaaaaggaggaggagatgGTTTTGTATCAAAGTGAAATTAATCAGGATGGCATTCTCAGCTAGAGACCATCCGTGCCCCTGAACCTTTTATGAAGCTCCAACGGGGTACGGGTAGCCATTATGCTTTGGATAGCAATCGTTCCAACTGATCAAAGTCTTCATCTTCCTGATCAAAGTCTTCATCATCTTGATGTTGCTGttgctcttcttcttgtagcagCAGGAGCTGCTGTTGTTCTTCAGGAGGTTGCTGGCTGAATCCTCTTTGTTGATTAAAAATATCTCTTTGGACATTCCAGTCATCTAcgatcttctccatttcatcTCCAATCAATTTTTTATCCTCTGATATGTGCTTTATGTCTTGAACATCCACTACCTTGCTGGCCTCTTTAACAAGAAATCATGATGAAAAGCAGAAATAAGAAGTCAAATGACCATAAATAAAAGTGTGGAAGTAGGCCAGTTGACATAAACATCTGTAAAACTGCccagaaaattaaaagaaatttgtatTCTATGGCAGTTGGCACCATAAAATAGTGCATAGTAAtatctttgcttctttttttggcAGAGAAGATTGCTAGTGATCTTGGGAAAATATTGGAGTGTGAAACCCGTTTAATAAAACCATGCGTTTTAATAACATAAATGCAAATGTTGTCATTCTAAAAGAGTAGAGGAAATGTGGGATTGGGGATTTCATAACTAGTTTAGAAATTATTTAGtagggaaaaatgtaaaatcagacTAACGTGGTTACATCGATTTATAATAAGTTCCATGTTGTATAAAAATTTGTTAAGAGCTCACTGTAgaatgcaaaaataacaaataggtccTTGAACCCAACTTatgtccaaatttttttatagaaaccgtcaaatgccacgtcaataCCAATCAAATTATGACACATGTCAcccataataatatatataggtAAGATCATTGAAAATCATATTGGTGTTCAGACCCAAAAATAACTAAACGAGCCACATCAGGATGTCCCCACTGAAATCCTAAAATTAACTGATACATCTCTTAGGATGCACTGTGAAGCAAAGTAGAATGGAAAAAAATAGCCAAACATTATTACTTGTGGATATCTTCAAGACCGGATGCACTATACTAACTTTCTAGAATGATAAACAATAGCACCACTCACCATCATGATACCAATTCATACATAAAAGTTACTTCCATAATAAAATGATCGATTATTCTGTTTCTGCTGAATTTGGTAAGGAAAAATACAATACCTTCAATGGCCAATTTCTTGGCCTCTGCATACTCTGTTGACTTTTCCTGGACAACATTCAAGTCAACTTCCATACCC contains the following coding sequences:
- the LOC133865050 gene encoding uncharacterized protein LOC133865050 → MKGGELKKLTELVVDAKEKGLKVVSAVVKRMLEKNMFLFGCLEINEGSVTETVNQLTELQNASIQVLYNKLFADSRIEHFLHMDLGMEVDLNVVQEKSTEYAEAKKLAIEEASKVVDVQDIKHISEDKKLIGDEMEKIVDDWNVQRDIFNQQRGFSQQPPEEQQQLLLLQEEEQQQHQDDEDFDQEDEDFDQLERLLSKA